CAGATTCTGATAACCATGTTTTTTGCAATGCTTTGGCCATATCCCTTTCGACAGTGTCAATCAAACTGCCACTTGAAGTTTGGAACAGATTTTTATCACCAAAACGCGTATCTTCATTGATATGATCGATTTCATCTTTTAATTGGATAAACTCTTGGTTTAAAGCTTTGCGATCAGATTTACTGTAGGTTGCATTTGAGGCTTGAATTGCAAGCTCGCGCATACGTTGCAATGCGTTGGTAATTTCTTGTTGTGCACCTTCTGCAACTTGCAACATAGAAATACCATCATTCGCATTTCGTTTAGCAACGGTTAACCCATTAATTTGAGTTGAAAGTTTCGTGGATATTTGAAGCCCTGCGGCATCGTCTTTCGCTGAGTTGATTCTTAGCCCTGACGATAGTTTTTCCATTGCATTATTCACCGCAGAGCTTGCATTGCTAAGTACTCTTTGGCTATTTATTGATGCAATATTGGTTACTATCCTCAAGACGATCAACCTTTATTCTGATGTTAATACTGTCCTATATCGGTTCGGTTGAATAAAACTTGAGCGCTTTTATAATGTTTTTAGCTAATGTGTTTTAATCACCACTTTTGTTAAAGTTCAGTCTAGATTGGCAGATAAAAAGGGTAACACTGGGTAGAGATCATATTAATGGTATGAACTTTGCTTAACTATTTTATCGCATTAAATTATACGGGTGTCCTATGTCTCGACTTTCGATTCAGAAATATAAATCAATGAAAATCAACAGCGCTGAGAATGCTGAACCATATGAGTTAATTCAAATTGTATTATCCAATATTATTGGAAAACTCACAGCAGCCAAAGCCTATATAGATAGAAAAGAAATAGAAAAAAAAGGGATCTCTGTTAGTGAAAGCATTACATTAATTGGTGCACTTCAAGACAGTTTAGATATGGAAAATGGTGGTGATATTTCAATCAACCTATTTCGTTTATATGAATTTACGCAAACTAAGTTAGTTGAAGCAAACTTTGAAAATTCAAAAGATAAAATTACCGAGGTCATCAACATCTTTACTGAAATTAAAAGTGGATGGGATGCAATCCCCAAAGAAATGAGACAAGTACAGCCAGCTTCAGAAGTGCAATATGCACAAGAATAATGACCTAACGTCATTATCGGGTGACGCATTATTGGCAACAATTGCAGAGCTGAATCAGCGACTCATTACAGTATTAGAGCAAAAAAACTATGAGGATGCTGAACCTCTCCAAAAAACCTTGAGAACTGTATTTGAGCAATGCATCAAGTTAGCAGAATCGGGGCTTTTATCTGACATCGATGAATTTACAAGACTGATTGAAGAATTTGAAATGATACGCACTCAGTACGAATCCGAGCTGGCAAATATCAAACTTAAAATCGTTAAAATGAACAAAGACAAAAAGGCATTAAAAAAATACTCAAATTTATGAGGTAAATCTTTTTATATTTTTCATTTACTTAGCTAATATATAACTAAACATTTATTCATTCTCATGAAGGCCCAACATGTTCGACAATAAAACAATACTTATTACTGGTGGTACTGGATCGTTCGGTAAAAAATACGTCGAAACTCTGCTGAAAAGATACACGCCCAAGAAAATAATCATTTTCTCTCGAGATGAACTGAAACAATTTGAAATGCAGCAAGTCTTTAACCATGACTGTATGCGCTATTTTATTGGTGATGTGAGAGATAAAGCAAGATTAACGCGTGCGATGAGAGGTGTTGATTTTGTTATTCATGCAGCAGCCTTAAAACAAGTACCAGCAGCTGAATACAATCCAATGGAGTGTATCAAAACAAATATAAATGGTGCAGAAAACGTGATTGATGCTGCACTCGATAATGACG
The genomic region above belongs to Pseudoalteromonas ulvae UL12 and contains:
- the fliS gene encoding flagellar export chaperone FliS produces the protein MSRLSIQKYKSMKINSAENAEPYELIQIVLSNIIGKLTAAKAYIDRKEIEKKGISVSESITLIGALQDSLDMENGGDISINLFRLYEFTQTKLVEANFENSKDKITEVINIFTEIKSGWDAIPKEMRQVQPASEVQYAQE